ACGAATCGGCAAACGACCTTGCAACTCTGGGATTAAATCCGATGGACGCGCCACTTGGAATGCACCCGATGCAATAAAGAGAATATGATCAGTTTTCACCATCCCGTGTTTGGTATTAACCGTTGAACCTTCCACTAATGGCAATAAGTCTCGTTGCACGCCTTCACGAGAGACATCGGCACCACTGTATTCGCCTTTTTTACAGATCTTATCGATCTCATCAATAAACACGATACCGTTTTGCTCAACTGCATCGATAGCTTTTTGTTTCAATTCCTCTGGATTGATCAATTTGGCTGCTTCATCATCAATTAAGGTTTTTAACGCATCCTTAATTTTCATTTTGCGTTTTTTAGTTTTATCCGATCCCAGGCTTTGGAACATGGATTGCAACTGATTAGTCATTTCTTCCATGCCTGGAGGCGCCATGATTTCTACGCCCATTGACACGCCCGCAGACACATCAATTTCGATTTCTTTATCGTCTAATTGTCCTTCACGTAATTTTTTACGGAACGCTTGGCGAGTGCTGCTGTTGGTGTCGTGGTTTTCGACTTCACCCCATTGATTTTTCGGTGGGGGCAATAATGCATCTAAAATACGATCTTCCGCCGCATCTTCTGCTTTCGCACGATTTTTCGCAATTTCTTGTTGGCGAACCAATTTCATCGCACTGTCCGTTAAATCACGGATAATGGAATCCACTTCTTTCCCCACATAGCCCACTTCGGTGAACTTGGTTGCTTCCACTTTAATGAATGGTGCATTAGCTAATTTTGCAAGACGACGCGCAATCTCGGTTTTACCCACGCCCGTTGGTCCAATCATTAAAATATTTTTAGGGGTAACTTCATGGCGAAGTGGCTCTTGCAACTGCATTCTTCTCCAACGGTTACGCAACGCGATCGCAACCGCTCTTTTCGCCTCTTTTTGGCCGATAATATGTTGATCTAATTCGGAAACAATTTCACGAGGGGTCATTTCAGACATAATTTTTCCTTATTTATTCGGTAATTCTTCGATAGTGAAATTCGTATTGGTGAACACGCAAATATCACCCGCAATTTTTAAAGATTTTTCTACAATTTCACGAGCTGATAAATCGGTATTTTCTACCAACGCACGGGCTGCTGATAATGCATAATTACCGCCTGAACCAATGGCTAAAATCTGATCAGCTTCTGGTTGCACCACATCACCAATACCGGTAATGATTAAACTTTCTTTTTCATCCGCCACAATCAGCATCGCTTCTAACTTGCGTAACGCACGATCGGTTCGCCAATCTTTGGCTAATTCCACCGCAGCTTTTAACAAATGTCCTTGATGCATTTCTAATTTACGCTCAAATAATTCAAATAAGGTGAACGCATCGGCTGTACCACCTGCGAAACCGGCTAAAACTTTGCCATTATATAAACGGCGCACTTTACGGGCATTCCCTTTCATCACTGTGTTGCCTAATGAAACCTGTCCATCGCCCCCAACAACCACTTGGCCATTACGACGTACGCTTACAATTGTTGTCATTCTTTTAATCCTTCTTTTAAGAAAAGTTACTCGTTATATGGCGATCGATTCCACCAAATTCAAGGGAAAATTTTTCTTTGATGCTTTATTAGACAATCAGTTTTAAAAAATGTGACAAAGATCACTTTTTTAAATAGCAAACGATTGCTATTATTTCACACCTTTATTTTAAAGGAATATGATTTGTTACAAATAAAACAAACTACTTAATGAGGAAAACATGAAAAATTTACTTAAACTTTCTGCCATTGCAATTTTAGCGGCAAGCGCAGCCTCTACTTTTGCATCAAACAAAGAACCTTACACTGAACAAGGTACGAATGCTCGTGAAATGACAGAGCAAAAACCGATTCACTGGATCTCTGTTGAGCAGTTGAAAAAAGAATTAGAAGGCAAAGCACCAATTAATGTGAGCTTCGACATTGATGATACTGTACTTTTCAGTAGCCCTTGTTTCTACCACGGCCAAGAAAAATACTCACCAGGTAAAAATGATTACTTAAAAAATCAAGATTTCTGGAATGAAGTGAATGCGGGTTGTGACCAATATTCCATTCCAAAACAAATTGCGGTGGATTTAATTAATATGCACCAAGCACGTGGTGACCAAATTTATTTCATCACAGGTCGTACAGCGGGCGATAAAGATGGTGTGACACCTGTGCTACAAAAAGCCTTTAATATTAAAGATATGCACCCTGTAGAATTCATGGGCGGTCGCAAACTTCCAACTAAATATAACAAAACACCGGGTATTATTGACCACAAAGTGAGTATTCACTATGGAGACAGCGATGACGATATACTCGCAGCAAAAGAAGCAGGTGTTCGTGGTATTCGTTTAATGCGTGCAGCAAACTCTACTTACCAACCAATGCCAACCCTTGGTGGCTACGGTGAAGAAGTATTGATTAACTCAAATTACTAATCTTCCTAAAAAGTGCGGTTATTTTGACCGCACTTTTCTTATCTAATTAACCATCTTAATTTTTAAAAAGTTTCTGGGAATATGCTAAAATTTTTCTGTTTTCAGGAGCCTATTTATGTCAGAACTCACGTCTAATCAATACTTAATTATCATTGCCGTGCTGGTTTTTATCAGTATTGTGATGCTTTTTCTATTAAGCCGTAGCAAACAAGATACACAAGAATTACAACAAGATCTCAATAAAACTATCGGCGATTACAATCAATTGGCTGAGCGTTTTGACTCCTTAAGTGCGGTCAAAAATCAATTAGAACAACAAGCCGTTAAAGTACAAACTCATGCGGAAGGTTTGCAAACTCGTCTTAATGAACGTGATGAAAAAATCCAATATTTAGAAAAAGAATTAGATGAAGAACAGCTCCGCCACGATCAAATTGGCGGGCAAATCACCGCATTAAAAGAACGCTTTGGGATAGCATCTGCACAAGCAGAAAGCTTGCAAGGTCAATTACAACAAGCACAAGAAAATGTACTTAGAAAAGAACAAGAGCAGCAAAAAACGCAGGAAAAATTGACCGCACTTTCACAAGAATTAACGGAGCTCAAAACCACCCTTTCCGAAAAAGAAAAACATTTTGCTGAACAGCAACAGCATATTGAGCAATCCAAACAACAGCTAGGTGTGGAATTCCAAAATCTGGCCAACCGCATTTTGGAAGAAAAAAGCCAATCCTTTAATCAAACCAATCAAACCGCATTGGAAACCTTGTTGAAGCCTTTCCGTGAACAAATCGAGGGCTTTCAAAAACGAGTCAATGAAATCCATTCGGAATCGGTGAAAGGCAATGCGGGTTTAGAAGCGGAAATCAAAAAGGTGTTGGAAATTGGCTTAAATATGTCGCAAGAAGCCAATAATTTAACTTCTGCTTTAAAAGGTGAAAAGAAAACCCTAGGCAACTGGGGAGAAGTACAACTTGAGCGCGCACTTCAGTTGGCAGGCTTGATTGAAAACGTGCATTACAGTGCACAGGCTCATTTTAAAGATGAACAAGGCGGTCGAAACTATCCTGATTTTGTGCTCAATTTACCTGATGAGAAAAATATTATCATCGATAGCAAAATGTCATTGAATGCTTACGAAAGTGCGGTCAATTCTGAGGATGAATTTGAACGTGAGCGTTTACTAAGGGAGCATATTAAAGCCCTGAAAAATCACATTGATGACTTGCACCGCAAGGATTACAGCAATTTGATTGGCATGCGCAGTCCTAATTTTGTCTTGATGTTCATTGCAGTGGAACCCGCTTATATTGAAGCCTTAAAATTAGACCCAAGTCTATTTAATTATGGCTACGAGAAAAATGTCATTATGGTTTCACACACGACTCTCATGCCAATTTTACGCACAGTGGCAAATTTATGGCGTATCGAACGAGGCAATGCCGAAGCCAAAGAAATCGCAGAAAAAGCAGGTGAAATTTACAACCAGATTTGCTTGGTGGCCGAACGCTTGAACAAACTAGGCAACACCCTTTCCACAGTGAGCAATCAATACAACAGCACCGTTACTGCCCTAGTGGGGCAACAAGGTTTAGTGGGGAAAGTGGAACGCTTTAAAGACTTGTCAGCGAAAGCTAACAAGAGCATGCCAAACGTTGAATTGCTCAATAATGACGTGGATTTAACGCGCCTATCCCTTATCACTACCGAGAATGAGGTAAAATAAAAAACATCGGTTGAATTTTTCTTTAAAAGCGGCTATTTTCTTGCCGCTTTTTTATTTGAATTTTTATTTATGAGGAATTTTATGGCAACGGAACAAAAAGAAATCTCGGATCCATGTGCAAAATATAATGAACAAACTAGCTTTCTAAGCAAAACGATTTTTGCAAGTCGTTGGTTACAAGTGCCTATTTATTTAGGTTTAATTGTTGTACAAGGCATCTATGCCTACAAGTTTATGAAAAACTTGTGGTATCTCATCACCAATGTTAATGAAATGGATGCGGACACCATTATGCTCGCCGTCCTCAATCTCATTGATGTGGTGATGATTGCAAACTTATTGGTGATGGTAACATTAGGCGGATACGAGATTTTTGTTTCAAAACTTCGTACAAAAAACCATCCTGATCAACCTGAATGGATGAATCATGTGAATGCAACCGTACTGAAAGTGAAACTTTCTATGTCAATTATCAGCATTTCGTCTATTCACTTATTGCAAACCTTTGTGAATGCCTCAAAAATTTCTGAAAAAACGATTATGTGGGAAGTGATTATTCATTTTTCTTTCTTGATTTCTGCAATTGCCATGGCTTATACCGACAAAATTCTCTACAGTACAAGCCACAAAAACCATTAATACAAAAAGTACGGTCAAAATTGATCGCACTTTTGTTTTTTAGAACTCATCTTGATGTTTAAATTTCAATAAATCTCGACGTTCTTTTTTATTTGGACGACGATCCGGGTGTGGCATCGAAAGGGCATTATTTTTTCTTGCCCACGCCATTTCTTCCCGTTTTTTCACACTCTGTGCTGTTTCTTGGTAAAGCAGTTGAGCCTCAGGTGCACCACGACGTTGATCGCTCAACGCAATCACTTCAATTTCTTTCTCATCATTGCCTTGGCGGAGTTTAATCATTGCACCAACTTCCACGGTTTTACTCACTTTAGCACGTTGACCGTTATAATGGACTTTGCCCCCTTCAATCATCGCTTTCGCAATGCTACGAGTTTTATAAAAACGTGCCGCCCAGAGCCATTTATCTAATCGTACTTCGTTATTTTCAGCCATAACTCTTCCTATTTCTCTCACTTTGCGTATGATGAGCCAATGACAAGATAATAGGGCTAATATCATGAAAAAACAACTTCCACACATTCTCTCCCTTTCCACCGTGGCAAAATCCCGTTTATTTGAAATTCAAGCTGTCGAACTCAAATTCTCCAATGGAATTGACCGCACTTATGAACGTTTTCGCCCTTTCAATCGAGATTCCGTGATGGTGATTGCGATTGATGGTGAAGATTTACTTCTTGTTCGTGAATACGCGGTAGGAACAGAACAATATGAGTTAGGCTTTGTAAAAGGTGGAATGGATATGGGAGAAACTCCAGAACAAAGTGCAAATCGAGAATTACAGGAAGAAATTGGCTTTGGCGCAAAAAAATGGACATTTTTACGTACCATGAAAATCAATCCACAAATTATGGGGCATAAAATGCACGTTTTATTAGGCGAAGATCTGTATCCAAATCAACTAGAAGGCGATGAGCCTGAACCATTAGAAATCGTGCGTTATCCTTTATCGCAACTTGATGCACTTTTAGTCAGTGATGAATTTAATGAGGCCAGAAATCTTGCTGCACTTTATTCTTTGCGCGATCATTTAAAAAAACGCCAAAATTAATCGAATAAATTTAAATAATTTCTAATAGCAAGCGATTAACTTTAAAGAAAACTTGCATAAATATTCTTTTTTTGAGAATGTATCGCCATTTTTCGAAAAATATATATAGGAAAATCTATGTCTCATAATAATTTAAAAGAATTGACCTTCCGAGGGATGTTCCTTGGGGCGTTAATTACAGTGATCTTCACTGCATCTAACGTTTATTTGGGTCTTAAAGTGGGGATGACGTTTGCGTCCTCCATTCCTGCTGCCGTTATCTCTATGGCTGTTTTAAAATTCTTCAAGGATTCCAGTATTTTAGAAAATAATATGGTACAAACCCAAGCTTCATCAGCAGGGACGTTATCTTCTGTTATTTTCGTGCTTCCTGGTCTATTAATGATGGGTTACTGGCAAGAATTCCCATTCTGGCAAACAGTGCTTATTTGTGCCGCTGGTGGTACCCTAGGCGTACTATTTACTATTCCATTACGTCGTGCAATGGTGGTGAATAGTGACTTACCTTACCCTGAAGGTGTGGCAGCGGCTGAAATCTTAAAAGCGGGTAATAATGACGAAAGCGACAGTGGTGTAAAAGATATTGCTTACGGCGGTATTTTTGCAGGAACCGTTGCATTCTTAACCAACGCATTACGTGTCATGTCTGATAGCGCGAGCGCATGGTTCTCTAACGGCAAAGCGATTTTCCAATTACCAATGGGCTTCTCTCTTGCCTTAGTGGGTGCCGGTTATTTAATTGGTATCGTGGGCGGTCTTGCCATGTTATTCGGTACATTCCTTGCTTGGGGTGTAGCGGTACCTTATTTCACCGCAACAGGTGATATGCCAACTGATGCCTCTATTGTTAGTTATGCCATGGCTGAATGGAAAACCAAAGTTCGCTTTATTGGTGTGGGTACTATCGGTATTGCAGCAATTTGGACATTATTAATCCTTCTCAAACCAATGATTGAGGGGATGATTCATTCTTTCCGTATGTTAAAAGGTTCCCAAGAGGAATCAGAACATCGTATTGATATCGACTTATCACCAAAAACCATCATTTACATTTTATTGGCGACTGTCGTGTTAATCGTGATTTCCTTATATCACTTTGTGGCAGCAGCGCCTATTTCTGCTGAACTTGCCGTATTATTAGTGGTGGTTTGTACGCTGCTTGCGGTGTTAATTGGTTTCTTTGTTGCTGCCGCATCGGGTTATATGGCTGGACTTGTGGGCTCATCTTCTAGCCCTATTTCTGGTATCGGTATCATTTCTGTTATCGTGATTTCACTTGTTTTGGTGACTATCGGTAAAAGCAGTGGTTTATTTGAAACAACGGACGGTCAAAAATTCTTAACCGCATTGACCTTATTCACGGCATCTATCGTTTTAACCACTGCAACCATTTCAAACGATAACTTACAAGACTTAAAAACCGGTCTTTTAGTGGAAGCAACTCCTTGGAGACAACAGGTTGCATTGATTATCGGTTGTTTCGTTGGTGCATTAGTCATTGCACCGGTATTAGAAATTCTATACCACGCTTATGGTTTCACTGGCGCATTACCACGTAATGACATGGATCCTGCACAAGCGCTTTCAGCACCACAAGCAACCCTTATGACTACCATTTCACAAGGTATTTTCACCAACCATTTAGAATGGACTTACATTTTAACTGGTGTAGGTTTAGGTATTGTGTTGATTATTGTGGATGCATTCATGCGTAAAACCAGTGACAGCCGCTTTGCCTTGCCGGTATTAGCGGTGGGGATTGGTATCTACCTTCCACCATCAATCAATATGCCGGTTGTAGTCGGTGCAGTAATGGCATGGTTTATCACCCGTCACATTAAAAACTATGCAAAACGCACTAACGATACCGAAGTGGAGAAAAAAGCAGAACGTTTCGGCACACTTTTCGCTGCGGGTTTAATTGTGGGTGAAAGCTTGATGGGCGTAATCTTAGCCTTCATTATTGCGGCGTCTGTTACATCAGGTGGTTCTGAAGATCCATTAGCCTTAGGATTAGAAAATTGGGATAATATTGGCGAATTACTTGGTCTTGTCGTATTTATCTTTGGTATCTTTATTTTCGTTTCTCGTGTATTACGTGCGAAGAAATCGAAATAATGGATTAAAATAGGCTGTCCTCGGATAGCCTATTTTTCTAGGAGCTTAAGGTGTCAACGCAATCCCCTTATCTAAAAGCAATTATCATCTTCCCATTGGTTACACAGATAA
The sequence above is a segment of the Haemophilus parainfluenzae genome. Coding sequences within it:
- the rmuC gene encoding DNA recombination protein RmuC, whose protein sequence is MSELTSNQYLIIIAVLVFISIVMLFLLSRSKQDTQELQQDLNKTIGDYNQLAERFDSLSAVKNQLEQQAVKVQTHAEGLQTRLNERDEKIQYLEKELDEEQLRHDQIGGQITALKERFGIASAQAESLQGQLQQAQENVLRKEQEQQKTQEKLTALSQELTELKTTLSEKEKHFAEQQQHIEQSKQQLGVEFQNLANRILEEKSQSFNQTNQTALETLLKPFREQIEGFQKRVNEIHSESVKGNAGLEAEIKKVLEIGLNMSQEANNLTSALKGEKKTLGNWGEVQLERALQLAGLIENVHYSAQAHFKDEQGGRNYPDFVLNLPDEKNIIIDSKMSLNAYESAVNSEDEFERERLLREHIKALKNHIDDLHRKDYSNLIGMRSPNFVLMFIAVEPAYIEALKLDPSLFNYGYEKNVIMVSHTTLMPILRTVANLWRIERGNAEAKEIAEKAGEIYNQICLVAERLNKLGNTLSTVSNQYNSTVTALVGQQGLVGKVERFKDLSAKANKSMPNVELLNNDVDLTRLSLITTENEVK
- the aphA gene encoding acid phosphatase AphA, which gives rise to MKNLLKLSAIAILAASAASTFASNKEPYTEQGTNAREMTEQKPIHWISVEQLKKELEGKAPINVSFDIDDTVLFSSPCFYHGQEKYSPGKNDYLKNQDFWNEVNAGCDQYSIPKQIAVDLINMHQARGDQIYFITGRTAGDKDGVTPVLQKAFNIKDMHPVEFMGGRKLPTKYNKTPGIIDHKVSIHYGDSDDDILAAKEAGVRGIRLMRAANSTYQPMPTLGGYGEEVLINSNY
- the hslU gene encoding HslU--HslV peptidase ATPase subunit, which codes for MSEMTPREIVSELDQHIIGQKEAKRAVAIALRNRWRRMQLQEPLRHEVTPKNILMIGPTGVGKTEIARRLAKLANAPFIKVEATKFTEVGYVGKEVDSIIRDLTDSAMKLVRQQEIAKNRAKAEDAAEDRILDALLPPPKNQWGEVENHDTNSSTRQAFRKKLREGQLDDKEIEIDVSAGVSMGVEIMAPPGMEEMTNQLQSMFQSLGSDKTKKRKMKIKDALKTLIDDEAAKLINPEELKQKAIDAVEQNGIVFIDEIDKICKKGEYSGADVSREGVQRDLLPLVEGSTVNTKHGMVKTDHILFIASGAFQVARPSDLIPELQGRLPIRVELSALTAEDFERILTEPNASLTEQYKALMATEGVSIEFTQDAIKKIAEAAFRVNEKTENIGARRLHTVMERLMDKISFDASDMNGQTVNIDAAYVIEALGEVIENEDLSRFIL
- a CDS encoding OPT family oligopeptide transporter, producing MSHNNLKELTFRGMFLGALITVIFTASNVYLGLKVGMTFASSIPAAVISMAVLKFFKDSSILENNMVQTQASSAGTLSSVIFVLPGLLMMGYWQEFPFWQTVLICAAGGTLGVLFTIPLRRAMVVNSDLPYPEGVAAAEILKAGNNDESDSGVKDIAYGGIFAGTVAFLTNALRVMSDSASAWFSNGKAIFQLPMGFSLALVGAGYLIGIVGGLAMLFGTFLAWGVAVPYFTATGDMPTDASIVSYAMAEWKTKVRFIGVGTIGIAAIWTLLILLKPMIEGMIHSFRMLKGSQEESEHRIDIDLSPKTIIYILLATVVLIVISLYHFVAAAPISAELAVLLVVVCTLLAVLIGFFVAAASGYMAGLVGSSSSPISGIGIISVIVISLVLVTIGKSSGLFETTDGQKFLTALTLFTASIVLTTATISNDNLQDLKTGLLVEATPWRQQVALIIGCFVGALVIAPVLEILYHAYGFTGALPRNDMDPAQALSAPQATLMTTISQGIFTNHLEWTYILTGVGLGIVLIIVDAFMRKTSDSRFALPVLAVGIGIYLPPSINMPVVVGAVMAWFITRHIKNYAKRTNDTEVEKKAERFGTLFAAGLIVGESLMGVILAFIIAASVTSGGSEDPLALGLENWDNIGELLGLVVFIFGIFIFVSRVLRAKKSK
- the nudE gene encoding ADP compounds hydrolase NudE, whose amino-acid sequence is MKKQLPHILSLSTVAKSRLFEIQAVELKFSNGIDRTYERFRPFNRDSVMVIAIDGEDLLLVREYAVGTEQYELGFVKGGMDMGETPEQSANRELQEEIGFGAKKWTFLRTMKINPQIMGHKMHVLLGEDLYPNQLEGDEPEPLEIVRYPLSQLDALLVSDEFNEARNLAALYSLRDHLKKRQN
- the hslR gene encoding ribosome-associated heat shock protein Hsp15, with the translated sequence MAENNEVRLDKWLWAARFYKTRSIAKAMIEGGKVHYNGQRAKVSKTVEVGAMIKLRQGNDEKEIEVIALSDQRRGAPEAQLLYQETAQSVKKREEMAWARKNNALSMPHPDRRPNKKERRDLLKFKHQDEF
- the hslV gene encoding ATP-dependent protease subunit HslV, giving the protein MTTIVSVRRNGQVVVGGDGQVSLGNTVMKGNARKVRRLYNGKVLAGFAGGTADAFTLFELFERKLEMHQGHLLKAAVELAKDWRTDRALRKLEAMLIVADEKESLIITGIGDVVQPEADQILAIGSGGNYALSAARALVENTDLSAREIVEKSLKIAGDICVFTNTNFTIEELPNK
- a CDS encoding TIGR00645 family protein, whose translation is MATEQKEISDPCAKYNEQTSFLSKTIFASRWLQVPIYLGLIVVQGIYAYKFMKNLWYLITNVNEMDADTIMLAVLNLIDVVMIANLLVMVTLGGYEIFVSKLRTKNHPDQPEWMNHVNATVLKVKLSMSIISISSIHLLQTFVNASKISEKTIMWEVIIHFSFLISAIAMAYTDKILYSTSHKNH